The genomic segment GATACGCCGGCGTTCCTTCCCTTCGGGCACCTGACAATTTCGCACCCTGAGGCGGGCCTGCGCAAACCGACTCCCCGAAAACGCCGGTCTTAGCGACGGCCATACCTTTGTGTCGGGTGCCGTCCCGGTCGCCGGCAAATCCTCGCTTCGGACGGTTTCCATATCCCGGGCCGCGCGGCTAAACCCGGGGCCACAGCGCCAACGCCTCGGCACCGTCAGGATGTTCCCCTACGTTCTCTACCAGCCGCGATAGCCTGCGGCGGCCGCTGATCCGCAAGGCCGGGCGCCCGCCGCGCGTACCGATCAGGGTGGGCGCGATCCCGACCCGCATCAACGCCGACGCCAGCGGCGAATGGGTGTCGGGAGCGTGGGGATCCAGACCGAGTTGGTAGTGCTCGCCCTCGGGCGTGCCCGCGGCGATGGTCCACGCCCGCAATTCGCGCGGGCCGGGTAGCCACCGCGGCGGCACCGTTTTGACCGCGCCACGGGTCCATTCGGCCGCGATGGCGCTCAGCGACGGGTCGATCGCCGTCCGCACCAACGGTGTGTCTTCGTCCGTGCGGCCGATCTCGGGGACCAAGCCGGCCTCGGAGATCATCTCGGCCAGCGCCGTGGCGCGCCAGAGCTGGTCCACCACGACCGACAGCCGGGCGCCACGGCCCTCTGAGGCGTCTGAGGCGCCCACCGTCACGATTTGGCCAGAGGCCGCCAGCACCCCGCACAGATCGGCGACGGCGGGCGGTACCGCCTCCGCTGTGAAGAAGGAAAGCTGGCTCACCACATCGACAGTAAGCCAGGCCGGGCGTCCCCGCTTTGAGGCATCCGGCGCGGCGGGACACGTGGCGTGTCGCCCGCTTTCGGCCAAGGGTTGCGCAGGAGTGAATAGATAGTGAAAACCCCCCGGCGGCACCCGCAAGGCGGGCTGCACGGGGGGTTTTCGTCCGAATCTGCTCGATTTAAGCGGAGCGGACTCCGGTGGCCTGGGGGCCCTTAGGGCTGTGGCCGATCTCAAACTCGACCTGCTGATTTTCTTCGAGGGTGCGGAAGCCCGAACCCTGGATCTCCGTGTAGTGGACAAAAACGTCCGCGGAACCATCTTCAGGGGCGATGAAGCCGAACCCCTTCTCCGCGTTGAACCACTTCACAGTTCCCTTCGGCATTTCTCGATCTTTCCTTTTCTTCAAGGTTCGGAGCACCGCTTTTCGGTGCTCCGGGCCCGTTGTCACCGCCATACCTCGCGGAGTCGTCGGAACTTCACCCGACCGTTAACCTCGCAGGAACCGCGGGTCGCAACGTCGATCCTGCGAAGTTTTGACACGAACACAGAAGCTACGACCGCAAACAGTCAATCATGTTCATCGCGTCGGCGACAGACTTGTGTCCCCGACTGATCCCCGGAGGGTGTGACGTGGCGAGTTTCGGCAGCGACCTGCTCGCCGTCGCGCTCGCGGGAACCCGCCCGGACGAGCATCCGCTGCGCCACGTCGCGGAGCTCCCAGCGCGCAGTGGCCGGCCCCACAGTTGGCCGCAATGGGCCGAATCCGACGTCATTGCTGCCTTTACCGAGCGCGGCATCACAGCACCGTGGTCACACCAGGCGCAGGCCGCCGAATTGGCCCACTCCGGGCGTCATGTCGTGGTCAGCACGGGCACCGCGTCGGGCAAGTCGCTGGCCTACCAGCTGCCGGTGCTCAACGCGCTGGCCACGGATCCGTTGGCCCGGGTGCTGTACCTTTCGCCGACGAAAGCCCTTGGTCACGACCAGCTGCGCGCTGCGCACGCACTGACCGCCGCGGTGCCGCGATTAGCGGATGTCGCGCCCACCGCGTACGACGGCGACAGCCCCGCCGAAGTTCGCCGGTTCGCGCGCGAGCGTTCCCGCTGGCTGTTCTCCAACCCGGACATGATCCATTTGTCCATCTTGCGCAATAACCCGCGCTGGGCCGTCTTGCTGCGCGGGCTGCGCTTCGTCGTCGTCGACGAATGTCATTACTACCGCGGTGTTTTCGGCTCGAACGTGGCAATGGTATTGCGCCGCCTGCTGCGGCTGTGTGCGCGGTATTCGCCTCGACCGGGCTGCCCGCCGACCTTCATTTTCGCCAGCGCGACGACGGATTCGCCCGGCACGACGGCGGCCGAACTCATCGGTCTGCCGGTCGAGGAGGTCACCGAAGACGGGTCACCGCAAGGCGAGCGCACCGTCGCGTTGTGGGAACCCGCGCTGCGCACCGACGTCACCGGCGAGCACGGCGCCCCAGTGCGGCGATCGGCCGGCGTCGAGGCGGCGCGGGTGATGGCCGACCTGATCGCCGAGGGCGCCCAGACCCTGACGTTCGTGCGTTCCCGGCGGGCTGCCGAACTGACCGCGCTGGGCGCCCGGGCGCGGCTGGACGAGATCGCCCCGGACCTGTCGCAGCAGGTGGCGTCATATCGGGCCGGTTATCTCGCCGAGGACCGCAGCGCGCTGGAGCGCGCACTGGCAGAAGGCCGATTGCGGGGTTTGGCCACCACCAACGCGCTGGAATTGGGTGTAGACATCGCCGGGCTGGATGCGGTGGTGCTGGCCGGTTTTCCCGGGACGGTTGCCTCGTTCTGGCAGCAGGCCGGCCGGTCGGGCCGACGCGGGCAGGGTGCCCTGGTGGTGTTGATCGCCCGGGACGATCCGCTGGACACGTATCTGGTGCACAATCCCGCAGCGCTGCTGGACAAACCGGTCGAGCGCGTGGTGATCGACCCGGCCAACCCTTATATCCTCGGGCCGCAATTGCTCTGTGCTGCAACAGAATTGCCGCTTGAAGAGGTGGAGGTTCGAGAATTCGGTGCCGAGCAGGTGGCCGAGGCGCTGGTCGACGACGGGTTGCTGCGCCGGCGCGGCGGCAAGTACTTCCCCGCGCCCGGGCTAGAACCGCATGGCGCGGTGGACATCCGGGGCTCGGCAGGCGGCCAGATCGTCATCCTGGAGGCCGACACCGGGCGACTGCTGGGCAGCACCGGCCTCGGTCAGGCTCCCGCGTCCGTGCACCCCGGCGCGGTCTATCTGCACCAGGGCGACACGTACGTCGTCGATTCGCTGGATCTTGAGGAGGCGATCGCGTTCGTGCACGCCGAGGATCCCGGTTATGCGACGTTCGCGCGCGAGATCACCGACATCAAAGTCACCGGCAGCGGCGAGCAGTCGACGTTCGGCCCGGTGACCCTGGGGGTGGTGCCGGTCCGGGTCATCCACCAGGTCGTGGGGTACCTGCGTCGGCGGTTGTCCGGGGAGGTCATCGATTTCGTCGAGCTGGACATGCCCGAACACATCCTGGACACCACCGCGGTCGTGTACACCATCACGCCGGAAGCCTTGGCAGGCAAGGGGATTGACGCAACGCGGATTCCCGGCTCATTGCACGCCGCCGAACACGCCGCGATTGGGTTGCTGCCGTTGGTGGCCAGCTGCGATCGCGGGGATATCGGCGGGATGTCCACGGCTCTCGGTCCGCTGGGGGAGCCCAGCGTGTTCGTGTATGACGGTTATCCGGGCGGGGCGGGCTTCGCCGAACGCGGCTTTCGGCAAGCGCGAACCTGGTTGAGTGCCACTGCCGCGGCCATCGAGGCGTGTGAATGCCCGATGGGCTGTCCGTCGTGCGTCCAGTCCCCCAAGTGCGGCAATGGGAATGACCCGCTGGATAAGGCGGGAGCTGTGCAAGTGCTGCGACTCGTGCTTGCGGAATTGCCGTAGCGATCGCGCTGAGCAATCCACGGACGGCGACCGACCCCTCGACGGTCGACCTCCACGGAAACTGCACACAACAACCGTCGAATGCGTTTCCTCGTTGCTAAAGAAACGCCGACGTGCTGTCTCAAAGCGCGACCAACGGCCGGAGCAGAAAACCTACCAAGGCTGTGATGGCGTTTGCAAACTTACCAGTAACTTAACGCCGTCGAAGTCGATTCGAAGCATCGCTGAACTGGTGTCGCGACGGCTTTGCTGTAGCGCTGAAAGTACGCCGGGGGATCCTCAGATGCGCCCACGCGCCCTAAAATCGAGCGCATGGCCCACGACTGGTTGCTCGTGGAGACACTGGGGGAAGAGCCTGCCGTGGTTGCACAGGGGCGGCAGCTCAAGAACCTTGTCCCTATCACGACCTTCCTCCGCCGCAGTCCCCATCTCGCCGCCGTCCGGACCGCGATCGCTGAATCGATGCGCACCGGCCAGAGCCTGACCAGCATTACCCCCAAGCACGACCGCGTGATCCGCACCGAACCGGTGGTGATGTCCGACGGCTGCATCCACGGTGTGCATGTGTGGACCGGTCCCGCCGATATCGACCCGCCCGAACGGCCCACCGCGGGCCCGCTGAAGTGGGACCTGACCCTCGGAGTGGCCACGGACACCCGGGAATCGCTGGCCATCAGCGGCAAGAACCCCGAAGTCGAAGTCACCTTCGGCAGGGCCTTTGCCGAAGATCTTCCTTCCCGCGAGCTCAACCCCAACGAAACCAAAATACTTGCCATGGCAGTCAAGGCCGAGCCGGGTCAAACCATCTGCAGCACATGGGATCTCACCGACTGGCAGGGAAATCCCATCCGGATAGGCTTCATTGGCCGCAGCGCGCTCGAGCCCGGACCCAACGGCAAGGACCACCTCGTCGCACGAGCGATGAACTGGCGCGCCGAGCTCAAGGGCCCCATCGTTTCCACCGACGATCTAGCGTTGCGGATCCTCGACGGGCTGCGGCAGGCCGGCGTGCACCGGGCACTCGTCGACCTCAACAACTGGACCCTGCTGAAATGGCTCGACGAGCCGTGCACCTTCTACGACTGGCGCGGCTCCGATAAGGACAGGCCGAAGGTCCATCCCGACGACGTCCCCCAAATGGCAGCCATGACGCAGGAATTCGGCAAGGGATCGACCAACCGGGTGTTGCGGATGCGCGGCTTCGACGGCGACTGGGTGCCCGTGCACGTGACGGCCAACCGGGTGGAACTCGAACCGGAGACCTTCGTCGGGCTGGTCTCGCTGCGCTTGCCCAGCGACGAAGAGCTCGCCAACGCCGGGCTACCGAAAGCCCCGGACGATGACAAGTGAGCTACGCCGCGTCGACCGGGCCCGCCCGCGCGGCGGCCTGAGCCGCACCGCCGAAGGCGACCGCCACGCGCACGGTGACGACGACGTCGAGATCGTCCACCCGGCAGCCGACGTCGTCGACTCGCATCGTGCGGGCGATCGCACTCGCCCGCACGCAGGCCGCCTCGGCTCCAGCAGGAAGCCGCGCCGCGGCGGCCAGCGCGGCCAGATCGGCAGCCGCCTGCGCACGATGGCGTGCCACCACCACCGAGCCGATGTATGCGCCGGCGCCTGTGATGCACAGCAGCACCGCGACCATTGCCGCCGCGAGGACGGTCGCCGAACCGCGCTCATCGCGACGGCTCCGCCGCGGAAACCGCTTTAGCACTAATGTCCAACGCGGGCAATACCTTTGAATGCGCGACGACCGTGGCCACGATGAAATCGCCATCGCGACGCACCTGGATCCGGGATCCGTCCGGCGCGATGCTGCGGGCGGCGTCGACGGCTGAACGGTCGTCACCGCGTGCGGCCAGGCGGGCCGCCTCGCGGGCGGCATCGACACAGCGAACCTGCATCGACACAGCCGTGATGCCGGCCAGGCAAAGCGCCAGCACCACCACCAGTGCGGCGATCGCCAAAGCCGCTTCCACGGTGCTCGCACCGGCGCAGCCGATCAGACCTTGGTGTTGAGCGCACGACCGATGATGTTGGTCAACGCCGACACGATCGAATCGCCGGTGACGACGGTGTAGAGAATCGCGCCGAAGGCGGCCGCCGCAATGGTGCCGATCGCGTACTCCACCGTGGACATGCCTGACTCGTCGGCGGCAAGGACCGCCATCCGCGCCACTAGTACGCGAAACATGTTGATCACCAATGTATCCCCTCTGTTGTAGTCGCTTCACAGCAAGCCCGACTGCAGGACATCTCCGGCCAGCCCCGCGACGACGGGAACAATGCCCAGGCAGACAAACGCCGGCAGAAAGCACAGCCCGAGCGGGCCCGCGATCAGCACGCCCGCGCGCTCGGCGGCCGCAGCGGCGGTATGCGCGGCGTCGTGTCGAGACTGGTCAGCCAGCTCGGCGATGCCGCCGGCCAGCGCCGCACCCGATGACGCCGAACGCCGGGCCAGTCGCAGCAGCGCATCGATCTGCACGTCCACCGTCTTATCGGGCGAGACCGACCATGCGACAGCGGGATCGGATCCCAGCGCCAGCAGATCGGCGGCCCGCCGCAAAACCCGGGCCAGCCTCGGCGGCGCGAACGCTGCGGTCGCGGCGGCCGCGGTCGACACGGCCATCCCGGCCTCCAGACACACGGCCAGCACGTCGAAGCTGGACGCGACCGCCAGCGGGTCCGCCCCGCGGGCGGTCTCGTCGGCCCGCCCGATCCGAAACCGTTGCGGGCGAGGCGTGGTGCCGGCACGAGCCCGCACCACCGACGGGCCAGGCCCGATCAACAGCGCGACGGCGAGCAATACCGCCGCGACGCTCACGGCCCGGCTCCCGCTCGCACGATGATTCGGTCCGACCACAGCAGCCCGGCGCACGTCAGCACGGACCCGACGACCAGTAGCCACCCACCCGTGTGCCCGCTCAGCAGGAAGCTCAGCGGGCGCGCCCCGATCAGTTGGCCCAGCAATACTCCCAGCACCGGCAGTCCCGCCAGTATCGCCGCGGTGGCGCGCGCCCCGGCCATGCCGGAGTCAAGCCGCGACGAGAATCGCTGCCGCTCAACGATATCGCGTTGGGCGGTACGCATCAGGGTGGCGATCGCGAGGCCGTGCTCGGCGGCCAGTTGCCAGCATGCGGCCAGTCGATGCCATTGCGCAGGCTGAGCCGAGGCGCATGCCGCGGCGCGCAGGCCGGCCACGACGTCGGCGCCCAACCGTGCCCGCGCCGCGACGCCCCGCAGCGAGACCGACACCGCGCCAACGGTTTCGTCGGCAGCAGCACCGAACGCCTGCACCGGATGCGCGCCCACTCGCAGCTCGCCGACCAACACATCCAGCGCGGCTTCCAATGTCCGGCCCTCCTCGGTGGCGCGCAGGCGATGACGACGCCGGCGGTAACGCAGGCTCGCCGTGGCGGCCACCGCCGCACCGGCCAGGACGGTCGTCGGCGGCAGCATCACCGCGGCAGCACCGGCGGCGCACACCGCCAGACAGCCCACCCCGTGCCAGCCGACGACCCGTTGGCGCGCCGGCCTCGGCCGCAGCCGCCGTCGCGGTGACGGTGGAAGGGCCAACAGCGCCAACGCAACCAGCAACGCACCGGCCGGGATACCGTTCATGCCGGCAACCGGCTTTGCAGCAAGAAATGCAGTTCGTCGGCATCGTCGGTCATGCCCCGCTGGGCATGCCACGCCGTTACTGCCCGGACCCGTCCCTCGACGTGCCGCAGCACCGCGATCTCAGCGAGCCGCCGCCAGCCGCTGCGATCCCGCGCTACGTGCAGCAGTACCTGGACCGCCGCCGCGAGCTGACTGTGCAGCGCGACGCGGTCCAAACCGCCGAGCGCGCCCAGCGCCTCCAGCCGGGCCGGGACCTCACCCGGATTGTTGGCATGCACCGTCCCGGCCCCGCCGTCGTGGCCGGTGTTCAGCGCCGCGAGCAGGTCGACCACTTCAGCGCCCCTGACCTCTCCGACCACTATGCGGTCGGGCCGCATCCGCAGCGCCTGCCGGACGAGTTGGCGCAGCGGAACCTCGCCCACGCCTTCGACATTGGCGCACCGCGCGACCAGCTTGACCAGATGCGGATGCCGGGGCGCCAATTCGGCCGCGTCCTCGACGCACACGATCCGCTCGTCCGGCGATACCGCACCCAGCATGGCCGCCAGCAAAGTCGTCTTGCCGGCGCCCGTGCCGCCACACACCAGGAATGCCAACCGCGCCGCGATGATGTCGGCCAGCAACGCCGCAGCCGCCGGCTCGATCGCGCCCGACGCGGTCAACGCCGCCAGGTCCTGGGTAGCCGGCCGCAAGACCCGCAGCGACAAGCACGTGCCGCCGGCAGCCACGGGCGGCAACACCGCGTGCAACCGGACCGCAAATCCGCCGGCGCCGATACCGGTCAGCTGGCCGTCCACCCACGGCTGGGCGTCATCGAGACGGCGCCCGGCGGCCAACGCCAGCCGCTGCGCCAGCCGCCGCACCGCGGCCTCGTCGGCAAACCGGATGTGGCTGCGACGCAAACCGTTTCCATCGTCGACCCACACCGCGTCCGGCGCGGTGACGAGGACGTCGGTGGTGCCGTCCGCACACAGCAAGGCGTCGAGAATCCCGGCGCCGGTCAGTTCGGTCTGCAGCACCCGCAGCGTGGCCAGGACCTCGGTATCACCGAGCATCCCGCCGGATTCGGCCCGGATCGCGGCGGCCACCACATTGGGCCGCAATGGCGCCGCTTCGGTCGCCAACCGCTCGCGCACCCGCTCAATAAGCGATTCGCTCACGCCGCACTGGCTTTCGGTCGGGACCCCGCGCGCGGCAGCACCGCGAGCACCCGGCGAGCCGCGGCCGTCAGGGCCGATCGCCTGCCCAAACGCAGACCGCCGTGTTCGAGTTGGTCGGCCAGTTGGGGCTGAGCCTTCATCGACGCGAGCAGCGGCAGGCCGCAGATGTCGGCGACTTCTGCCGCACGCAATCCACCCGGCGACGGGCCACGGACCACCAACCCGAGATTGGGATTGATCGCGGCCAGCACCGGCGTCAGCGCCGCCGTCGCGGCGCAGGCCCGCACATCGCACCTGCTGACGACGACGACAAGGTCGGCGGCATCGAGCGCGGCCCGGGTGGCGTCGGTCAGACGACGGGGCAGATCGCACACCACCGTGACGCCTCCGCGGCGGCCCGCATCGATGACCGCGTCCACCGGCCCGGCGTCCGGCTCGTAGCCACGCCGCGTGCCGGAGAGCAAGCTGATGCCGTGCGGGCGCGGCAGCGCGTCGCGAACGGCCGGCCAGCTGAGCCGCCCGTCCTGCAATGCCAAGTCGGGCCACCGCAAGCCGGGCGTGCTCTCACCGCCCAGCAACAAATCGAGGCCGCCGCCCCAGGGATCAAGATCAACTAGCAGTGCATCATTGGCGACTCGCGCCACTGCGGCCGCGAACAACGACGCGCCGGCCCCGCCGCAACCACCGATCACCGCGACGACGTGGCCGCGCGACTCGTCGTCCCGGATGGATTCCACGGACTCCGCGAGTTCGCGGATCAACTCGTGCTCCTGCGCCGGCATGCTCAGCACGTGCTGGGCGCCGACCGCGATCGCGGCCGACCAGGTGGCGGTCGCGGGTTCGGCGGCGCACAGCACGCTGACGTGAGTGCGACGCGGCAGACCAGCGCGCCGACAGCGGTCCGCGCCCGCCGCGTCGAGCACCACCGCCGCGGCCGCCGACCACGTCTTCCGTCCCACCGTCGCACCGCCGGCATGTACCACTCGAACGCCGACCGCGGCGGCCACCCGGTCCAGCTCGTCGCGCAAGATCGGGTCGGTCAGCACCGCGAGTACACCCGCAGAACCTCTCGCCTCGGCACTCGTCGCGATCGTCACCCCACCACCGTGCGGGCAGCTCAGGATGGCACACCAGTGCCAGATCGGGATTTGTGGAGAGATACCACGGTGTGCACAAAGTTCGGGGTTCGGCACGTGCCCGCCCGAGGGATAACACTGTGCCCGCAACGCACCGGAGGCGGCGCCGGAAGGCCTGTTTTTCGGGAAAATTACCCCAGAAAAGGGACGACCCCCGCCAGGGGGGGAGGAGGCGGAGGTCGTCGTGCATCAGCCCCGGGGGGTCGGGCTGATACACCCTCGGCTCAGGCCGAGTAATGCTTACTATACACACGACAGTGGGCGGTGCCGCAAGTAGATCTTTTTTTCGTAGCAGCGATTTGAGCCGTAAAAACACCGTTGGCCTCGGGTGTTACTCCCAGTTCAGCCCTCATTTTGCCGGCAACCCCCGGACGCGCCGACTGACCGACCTATGCTGTGTCGGTGACCGTCTCCGACCCGGACGCGCATCAGCAAACCTCGGCGCAGACAGCCGCAACCGGTACTGCACACGCCCGCACCGCGGCCTTTTTCGACCTGGATAAGACCATCATCGCCAAGTCCAGCACCCTGGCGTTCAGCAAACCGTTCTTCAACCAGGGACTGCTCAATCGGCGCGCCGTGCTGAAGTCCAGCTACGCTCAATTCATCTTCCTGCTCTCTGGTGCTGATCATGACCAGATGGACCGAATGCGCACTCACATGACCAACATGTGTACCGGTTGGGACGTCGCTCAGGTCAAGTCGATCGTCAACGAAACGCTCCATGACATCGTGACTCCGCTGGTGTTCGCCGAGGCCGCTGACCTGATCGCGGCGCACAAATTGTGCGGCCGCGACGTCGTCGTGGTGTCCGCATCGGGCGAGGAGATCGTCGCACCGATCGCCCGCGCACTGGGTGCCACGCATGCGATGGCGACCCGGATGGTCGTCGAGGACGGCAAGTACACCGGCGACGTCGCCTTCTACTGCTACGGCGAGGGCAAGGTCCAAGCGATCCGCGAGCTGGCGGCCCGCGAGGGCTACCCGCTAGAACACTGCTACGCCTACTCAGACTCGATCACCGACCTGCCCATGCTCGAGTCGGTCGGGCATCCCAGCGTGGTCAACCCCGACCGCGGTTTGCGCAAAGAAGCGACCGAACGTGGTTGGCCCGTGCTGAGTTTCTCGCGACCGGTCTCTCTGCGAGACCGGATTCCGGCACCCTCGGGTGCCGCGATCGCCACCACGGCCGCGGTGAGTATCAGCGCGCTGGCCGCCGGCGCGGTCACCTACTCGCTGCTGCGGCGCTTCGCGTTCTAGCCGCGGTCTCAGCAAATCTGCCGAGCGCTCGGCAAGTTTGAATTCGCAATGTTCGCAGAATTGGGCCTTGCTGTGCTAAGGCTCCAGTAGTACAAAGGAACCACGGAAGCCCGGTAAGGCCAAGGTCGATCCGGAAGAGAAGGTTCGTTCTCCCGAACCGGGCGCCCAGCACGGTGCTCGGCACCCACGCGGAGTCATAGCCGCGAAGATGGCAGAAGTGTTGCGGGCCTGCGTAATTGCGAAAATGCAGAGAGCATAACCGGCCCTTTGGGTGGGGTCGCAGCTGGAAGCGTCGCAAGATCGCCGAGGCCACCCACGCAGCCCCATACGTGCACGCTTGGTAACCGAGTTCCGTGCTAGCGGGCGGCGGACCGAATATTTCGGAACGCCGCCCGCTCTACGTGTCTGGACCTTTTCGCGCGGCGCCGCTCAACTCTTGCCCGGCAAAGACTCAGCGATCGACAACGCCTCCTGCGCGCCGGCCTGCATCGCCCGGCAACACAGCACCAACCAAGCTCCGACGCCGGCTGGTGTGCCTGCGGCGAATCCGCTTGCGGCGCCGCGATAGTCACCGGGTTTGCGCATCCAGCTCACCTCCGGCACACCCAGCCCGTGCGGATCCAGCCCGCTGGCGATCGTCACCAGCCGGGACACCGCCCGCGCGACCACTCCGTCCGCGCTGCCAAAGGGCTTGAGCGTCAGCAGTTCTCCGTGCGCGACCGCGGCGACCACAGGTGCTGGCACCCGCGTGCGACCGGTCACCAATTCGCCGAGCAGCTCCAGACGAGGGCCGATCTCGGGGTCGGCGCGCGGGCGGCCCAAGTGTTCGTCGTCGACCTGGTCGGCAGCCGCCAGCATGTGCAGCCGGGCCAGCGCCTGCAACGGCGATCGCTGCCACACGCCGATTAATGCACCCCCACCGCCCTCCAGCGCCTGAGCCACCCGCAGCGCTCCGCCGAACACCGGATCGCTCACCCCTGAGCTGTCCGCTAAGTCCTCAAACCGCACCGGCCCGCCATCGAGCACCGAGGAAGCGCGGGCCGCCCGCAGCGCCGCCTCGGCAGCGGTTACCGGCCAACCGCGCAGATTTGCGCGATGGCGGTGCGCGCGCCCCAACGCGTCGCGGGCCCGGTCACTGGCCTCGGCGACGCCGGGGAGCTCCATCAGCGGAGCCAGCGGGTCAGCCGTCACAGGTTGCCAACCTAGCGCGGCGGCATGGACGCCCCGGGGATGGCCTCCAGCAATTGGCGGGTGTATTCGTGTCCGGGCCTGGTGAACAGCTCTTCGGTCGCCGCGCGCTCGACGATCCGCCCGGCGCGCATCACCAGAACATCGTCGGCGATCTGCCGGATCACGGCCAGGTCGTGGCTGATGAACAGGTAGGCCAGGCCCAGTTCGGCCTGCAACGAAGCCAGCAGGTCCAATATCTGTGCCTGCACCAGCACGTCGAGCGCCGACACCGCCTCGTCGCAGACCAGCACCTCGGGCCGTAGCGCCAAAGCCCGCGCGATCGCGACGCGTTGCCGCTGGCCGCCGGAGAGCTCGCGCGGCAACCTGCCGAGCACCGACGAGGGCAACGCCACCTGGTCGACGAGGTCGCGCACCGCTGTCTCGCGCTGCCTGCGGTCGCCGACTCGGTGGATCCGCAACGGCTCCTCGATCGCGCGGAACACCGAGTACATCGGGTCAAGGCTGCTGTAGGGGTTCTGGAACACCGGCTGCACGCGCCGGCGAAAGGCCATCATCGCGTGGCGGTTGCGCGCATCAGAAATTTCGGTACCGTCGAAAACGACTGTGCCCGAGGTCGGTTGGAGCAAGGCCAGCGTCATCCGGGCCACCGTCGATTTGCCCGAACCTGATTCGCCGACGATGGCCAGGGTGCGACCCCGCTTCAGCCCGAAGGACACGGCGTCGACGGCACGGAACCCAGGCCGGCGCCACGGTACGCCGTGCGACTCCCGGTAGACCTTGGTCAGCTCCGAGGCGACGAGGATGTCGCTCGCCCCGGAGTCGGCGGCCGGGCGTTGCCGCGCCGAACTCCGCACCGTCAGCGACGGAGCCGCGGCCACCAGCCGGCGCGTGTACTCGTGCCGCGGATTCCGCAGGATCGACTGCGCGGCACCGGATTCCACCACCATACCGCGGTGGACGACGACGACCTGCTCGGCCCGTTCGGCGGCCAGCGCCAGATCGTGCGTGATCAGCAACAGCGCGGTGTCGAGTTCGTCGGTGAGACGCTGCAGATGGTCGAGTACCTGCCGTTGCACCGTGACGTCGAGCGCCGACGTCGGTTCGTCGGCGATCAGCAGCTGCGGGTGGCCCGCCAGCCCGATCGCGATCAGCGCACGCTGACACATGCCGCCCGACAACTGGTGCGGGTACTTGCCCGCCTGCTTCTCCGGATCCGGCATGCCCGCCTGGGCGAGCAGCTCGACTGCCCGCCGGCGCGACTGCCGGCCGTCGGTGTTGGCCCGCAACGCTTCTCGGATCTGGAAGCCGACCTTCCAGACGGGGTTGAGGTTGGTCATCGGGTCTTGGGGTACATAGCCGATGCGTCGGCCCCTGATCGAGCGGAGCAGTTTGCGATCAGCCGCGGTGATGTCCTGTCCGTCAAACGTGATGCGGCCGGCCGTGATTCGCCCGCCCGGCGGCAGCAGGCCCAGGACCGCGGCGGCCGTGGTCGATTTGCCCGATCCTGATTCGCCGACCACGGCGACGGTCTGCCCGCGCATCACGCGCAGGTCGACTCCGCTGACCGCGGGGTCGTGGTCGCCGAACCTGACTTCCAGGCCCTCGACTTTCAGCAGCGGCGATTCCGCAGCGGTCATGTGCACCGCTCCTCCTCATCGCTTCGCTCGGCATCGTCGCCGGTGCGGCTCATGCCCGCTCCGCTCGCGAGGCCGGATCCAGGGCGTCCCGCAACGCGTCACCCATCATCA from the Mycobacterium lentiflavum genome contains:
- the cspA gene encoding cold shock protein CspA, with translation MPKGTVKWFNAEKGFGFIAPEDGSADVFVHYTEIQGSGFRTLEENQQVEFEIGHSPKGPQATGVRSA
- a CDS encoding DEAD/DEAH box helicase, whose translation is MASFGSDLLAVALAGTRPDEHPLRHVAELPARSGRPHSWPQWAESDVIAAFTERGITAPWSHQAQAAELAHSGRHVVVSTGTASGKSLAYQLPVLNALATDPLARVLYLSPTKALGHDQLRAAHALTAAVPRLADVAPTAYDGDSPAEVRRFARERSRWLFSNPDMIHLSILRNNPRWAVLLRGLRFVVVDECHYYRGVFGSNVAMVLRRLLRLCARYSPRPGCPPTFIFASATTDSPGTTAAELIGLPVEEVTEDGSPQGERTVALWEPALRTDVTGEHGAPVRRSAGVEAARVMADLIAEGAQTLTFVRSRRAAELTALGARARLDEIAPDLSQQVASYRAGYLAEDRSALERALAEGRLRGLATTNALELGVDIAGLDAVVLAGFPGTVASFWQQAGRSGRRGQGALVVLIARDDPLDTYLVHNPAALLDKPVERVVIDPANPYILGPQLLCAATELPLEEVEVREFGAEQVAEALVDDGLLRRRGGKYFPAPGLEPHGAVDIRGSAGGQIVILEADTGRLLGSTGLGQAPASVHPGAVYLHQGDTYVVDSLDLEEAIAFVHAEDPGYATFAREITDIKVTGSGEQSTFGPVTLGVVPVRVIHQVVGYLRRRLSGEVIDFVELDMPEHILDTTAVVYTITPEALAGKGIDATRIPGSLHAAEHAAIGLLPLVASCDRGDIGGMSTALGPLGEPSVFVYDGYPGGAGFAERGFRQARTWLSATAAAIEACECPMGCPSCVQSPKCGNGNDPLDKAGAVQVLRLVLAELP
- a CDS encoding PAS domain-containing protein; its protein translation is MAHDWLLVETLGEEPAVVAQGRQLKNLVPITTFLRRSPHLAAVRTAIAESMRTGQSLTSITPKHDRVIRTEPVVMSDGCIHGVHVWTGPADIDPPERPTAGPLKWDLTLGVATDTRESLAISGKNPEVEVTFGRAFAEDLPSRELNPNETKILAMAVKAEPGQTICSTWDLTDWQGNPIRIGFIGRSALEPGPNGKDHLVARAMNWRAELKGPIVSTDDLALRILDGLRQAGVHRALVDLNNWTLLKWLDEPCTFYDWRGSDKDRPKVHPDDVPQMAAMTQEFGKGSTNRVLRMRGFDGDWVPVHVTANRVELEPETFVGLVSLRLPSDEELANAGLPKAPDDDK
- a CDS encoding Rv3654c family TadE-like protein; the protein is MVAVLLCITGAGAYIGSVVVARHRAQAAADLAALAAAARLPAGAEAACVRASAIARTMRVDDVGCRVDDLDVVVTVRVAVAFGGAAQAAARAGPVDAA
- a CDS encoding TadE family type IV pilus minor pilin codes for the protein MEAALAIAALVVVLALCLAGITAVSMQVRCVDAAREAARLAARGDDRSAVDAARSIAPDGSRIQVRRDGDFIVATVVAHSKVLPALDISAKAVSAAEPSR
- a CDS encoding DUF4244 domain-containing protein codes for the protein MFRVLVARMAVLAADESGMSTVEYAIGTIAAAAFGAILYTVVTGDSIVSALTNIIGRALNTKV
- a CDS encoding type II secretion system F family protein; the protein is MSVAAVLLAVALLIGPGPSVVRARAGTTPRPQRFRIGRADETARGADPLAVASSFDVLAVCLEAGMAVSTAAAATAAFAPPRLARVLRRAADLLALGSDPAVAWSVSPDKTVDVQIDALLRLARRSASSGAALAGGIAELADQSRHDAAHTAAAAAERAGVLIAGPLGLCFLPAFVCLGIVPVVAGLAGDVLQSGLL